In the genome of Tripterygium wilfordii isolate XIE 37 chromosome 19, ASM1340144v1, whole genome shotgun sequence, one region contains:
- the LOC119985310 gene encoding protein SRG1-like, whose translation MEPNVAKLGSSLLVPCVQELAKESLVTVPPRYQRHDHQDLAPINGDDVPAIEIPVIDMKRLHSQEFNDSELAKLHFACKNWGFFQLVNHGVTTSLLEKIKREVRELFNLPMEEKKKLWQSPGEVEGFGQAFVVSEEQKLDWGDMFFLGTLPVYMRKPHLFPNLPLPLRDTLELYSLEVKNQAMEILELMAKALNMKDEEMREFFEEGYQSIRMNYYPPCPQPEKVIGLTPHSDAVALTILLQVNEVEGLQVKKDGKWVPVKPLPNAFIVNIGDMLEIITNGTYRSIEHRATVNSEKERLSIATFYSPRYDGEVGPALSLIGEGKPALFKRVSVEEYFKGLFARKLNSKSYLDVMRI comes from the exons ATGGAACCAAATGTGGCCAAGCTGGGAAGCTCTCTTCTTGTGCCTTGTGTTCAAGAGTTGGCCAAAGAATCCCTTGTGACGGTTCCTCCAAGATATCAACGCCATGATCACCAAGATCTGGCACCCATCAACGGCGACGATGTTCCGGCGATTGAAATTCCGGTCATCGACATGAAACGCTTGCATTCTCAAGAGTTCAACGATTCTGAATTGGCTAAGCTCCATTTTGCTTGTAAAAATTGGGGATTTTTTCAG TTGGTGAACCATGGTGTGACAACCTCACTActagaaaaaataaagagagaggtTAGAGAATTGTTCAACCTTCCgatggaggagaagaagaaactaTGGCAGTCGCCTGGAGAAGTCGAGGGTTTTGGACAAGCTTTTGTCGTGTCTGAAGAGCAGAAGCTGGATTGGGGGGACATGTTCTTCTTGGGCACTCTACCTGTTTATATGAGGAAACCCCACTTATTCCCAAACCTTCCTCTTCCTCTAAG AGACACTTTGGAGTTGTACTCGTTGGAGGTGAAGAATCAAGCAATGGAGAtcctggaattaatggcaaaaGCACTAAACATGAAAGATGAGGAAATGAGAGAGTTTtttgaagaaggatatcaatcaATAAGGATGAATTATTACCCTCCATGTCCACAACCAGAGAAAGTCATTGGGTTAACTCCCCATTCGGATGCCGTAGCTCTCACAATCCTCCTACAAGTCAATGAAGTGGAAGGTCTCCAAGTTAAAAAGGATGGCAAGTGGGTTCCTGTCAAACCTCTTCCTAATGCTTTTATTGTCAACATTGGAGACATGTTAGAG ATTATAACAAATGGGACATATCGAAGCATTGAACACAGAGCGACCGTGAACTCTGAGAAAGAAAGACTTTCCATCGCCACCTTTTACTCCCCCAGATATGACGGCGAAGTGGGACCCGCACTCAGCTTGATTGGCGAAGGCAAACCAGCATTGTTTAAGCGTGTATCGGTGGAGGAGTATTTTAAGGGCTTGTTTGCTCGCAAGCTTAATAGCAAATCTTATCTTGATGTCATGAGGATATGA